The following proteins are co-located in the Vigna angularis cultivar LongXiaoDou No.4 chromosome 2, ASM1680809v1, whole genome shotgun sequence genome:
- the LOC108327603 gene encoding protein INVOLVED IN DE NOVO 2, which yields MAQSSSDEDTDISESEISEYEDKSYEELKSGSQNLKTSDETFTCPYCPKKRKRDYLYKELLQHASGVGQSSSQKRKARDKANHLALVKYLENDLMNVDVPSNDSKPEEESDSSVNSNDQFVWPWIGVVVNIPTRRTEDGRCVGESGSRLRDEYRSRGFNPVRVNPLWNFRGHSGTALVEFNKSWPGLDNAMAFERAYELDHHGKKDWFGNCGQKSGLYAWVARADDYKMNSIYGEYLRKMGDVKTISELMEEEARRQDKLVSNLNNIIQVKNKHIKEIEVRYHETTHKMNLAMMEKDNLIQSYNEEIQKIQSTARDHFQKIFTDHEKLKTQLESQKNELELRKIELEKREAHNESERKKLAEEIEENATKNSSLQMAAIEQKKADENVMKLAEDQKRQKEQLHAKIIQLQKQLDMKQELELEIQQLKGSLSVLKHMEDDEDVEILKKVDNLQKDLRDKQLSLQDLDQLNQALIIKERESNDELQEARQALVDGVKELQPLGNIRLKRMGELDTSPFLEAMKKRYNEEDAEERASELCSLWEEYLKDPDWHPLKVIMVDGREKEIIKDDDEKLNGLKNDLGEGAYKAVVEALLEINEHNPSGRYLTSVLWNYKQGRRATLKEGVQFLLNYWKKRKRGTT from the exons ATGGCTCAAAGCAGCTCTGATGAGGATACTGATATTAGTGAATCTGAAATCAGTGAGTACGAAGATAAATCCTATGAAGAACTGAAAAGTGGAAGTCAGAATTTAAAAACATCGGATGAGACTTTCACTTGTCCGTATTGCCCTAAAAAGAGAAAACGGGATTATTTGTACAAGGAGCTCCTCCAACATGCTTCTGGGGTGGGTCAGAGTAGTTCGCAAAAGAGGAAAGCTAGAGACAAAGCTAATCATTTGGCTTTAGTGAAATATTTGGAAAATGATCTCATGAATGTAGATGTTCCATCAAATGATTCAAAACCGGAAGAAGAAAGTGATTCTTCTGTTAATTCTAATGATCAGTTTGTGTGGCCTTGGATTGGAGTTGTAGTTAATATTCCAACTAGACGGACAGAAGATGGACGTTGTGTTGGCGAGAGCGGTTCTAGGCTGAGGGATGAGTATAGAAGCAGGGGGTTCAATCCAGTTCGAGTCAATCCTTTGTGGAATTTCCGGGGTCACTCTGGAACTGCTCTTGTGGAGTTCAATAAAAGCTGGCCAGGCTTAGATAATGCAATGGCATTTGAAAGAGCATATGAATTAGATCATCATGGGAAAAAAGATTGGTTTGGTAATTGTGGGCAGAAGTCTGGTCTTTATGCATGGGTTGCCCGGGCGGATGACTACAAAATGAACAGCATTTATGGAGAATATCTGCGGAAAATGGGTGATGTCAAAACCATATCTGAGCTCATGGAAGAAGAAGCTCGAAGGCAAGATAAACTCGTATCCAATTTGAATAACATTATTCAGGTCAAGAACAAGCACATAAAAGAGATTGAAGTGAGATACCATGAAACTACACACAAAATGAACCTTGCTATGATGGAAAAAGATAATCTCATTCAATCTTACAATGAAG AGATACAGAAAATACAGTCAACTGCCAGGGATCACTTCCAGAAGATTTTTACTGATCACGAAAAGCTCAAAACGCAACTGGAGTCTCAGAAAAATGAGCTTGAGTTACGGAAAATTGAATTAGAAAAACGTGAGGCGCACAatgaaagtgaaagaaaaaagttGGCAGAAGAAATCGAGGAG AATGCAACAAAAAATAGTTCTCTTCAGATGGCTGCTATTGAGCAAAAGAAAGCAGATGAAAATGTTATGAAACTGGCTGAAGATCAAAAG aGGCAAAAAGAGCAACTCCATGCTAAAATCATTCAGCTTCAGAAACAACTCGATATGAAACAAGAACTGGAGTTGGAGATTCAGCAATTAAAAGGATCTTTAAGTGTATTGAAGCACATGGAAGATGACGAAGATGTTGAAATTCTGAAGAAAGTAGATAATTTACAAAAGGATTTAAGAGACAAGCAACTATCACTTCAAGACCTTGATCAACTTAATCAAGCACTAATAATTAAAGAGCGCGAGAGTAATGATGAGCTGCAGGAAGCTCGACAAGCATTGGTTGAT GGAGTTAAAGAGTTACAACCTCTTGGAAATATTCGTTTGAAGAGAATGGGGGAACTTGACACAAGTCCATTCCTTGAGGCAATGAAGAAAAGATACAATGAAGAGGATGCTGAAGAGAGAGCTTCAGAACTGTGCTCGTTGTGGGAAGAGTATCTGAAGGACCCAGATTGGCATCCACTCAAAGTTATCATGGTTGATGGGAGAGAAAAG GAAATTATTAAAGATGACGATGAAAAGCTGAACGGGTTGAAAAATGACCTGGGTGAAGGCGCGTATAAAGCAGTGGTGGAGGCATTGTTAGAAATTAATGAACATAATCCTAGTGGCCGGTACTTAACCTCAGTATTATGGAACTACAAACAAGGAAGGAGAGCAACTCTTAAAGAAGGAGTGCAATTTCTGTTAAATTATTGGAAAAAACGCAAGAGGGGAACGACATGA